One window from the genome of Pelodictyon luteolum DSM 273 encodes:
- the xseB gene encoding exodeoxyribonuclease VII small subunit: protein MAETSAKKTSIESLISRLEEITRTMETPDTGLERSIALYEEGIAIAEQCKKRLQQARAKIEVINPDTAPSRPEAGQPKGLFDLEP from the coding sequence ATGGCCGAAACCTCAGCAAAAAAAACATCGATCGAGTCCCTCATAAGCCGCCTCGAAGAGATCACCCGCACCATGGAAACCCCCGATACCGGGCTGGAGCGCTCGATTGCCCTCTATGAAGAGGGAATCGCGATTGCAGAACAGTGCAAAAAGAGACTGCAGCAAGCGCGGGCCAAAATCGAAGTCATCAACCCCGACACGGCGCCGTCCCGTCCTGAAGCCGGTCAACCAAAAGGGCTGTTCGACTTGGAACCCTGA
- a CDS encoding YSC84-related protein, with product MMKMMKMALLALFLLGTVGGAAHAGWDPDEAEKGRSAVAYLKKHDPSLERFFSKAYGYAVFPDVYKGGLFLFGGGHGRGYVYEYGRLVGRSTITQLNVGPQFGGQSFTEVIFFKDRKALEDFKQGNFEINAQMTAVVVTSGIATNADYSDGVALFVLPKAGVMADATVGGQKFSYDPLQQSAAPAAVPAPAQQDVTPLQPYPGAASSSVAKPYEESRPYDDTPLEKADQGASQY from the coding sequence ATGATGAAAATGATGAAGATGGCCCTTCTTGCCCTGTTCCTGCTCGGAACGGTTGGCGGAGCGGCACATGCGGGTTGGGACCCTGATGAGGCAGAGAAGGGGCGGAGCGCTGTCGCCTACCTGAAAAAACATGATCCTTCGCTGGAAAGATTTTTTTCCAAAGCCTATGGCTATGCGGTATTCCCTGATGTATACAAGGGCGGCCTGTTCCTGTTCGGCGGCGGCCATGGCCGTGGTTATGTCTATGAGTATGGTCGGCTGGTTGGCCGTTCCACCATCACGCAGCTGAATGTGGGTCCGCAGTTCGGCGGGCAGTCCTTCACGGAGGTCATCTTCTTCAAGGACCGGAAAGCCCTCGAGGATTTCAAACAGGGCAATTTCGAGATCAACGCCCAGATGACGGCCGTGGTTGTGACTTCGGGCATTGCGACGAATGCGGATTACTCGGACGGCGTAGCTCTCTTCGTTCTCCCCAAAGCCGGCGTCATGGCCGATGCCACCGTAGGCGGGCAGAAATTCTCCTATGACCCCCTGCAGCAGTCCGCTGCCCCTGCAGCAGTCCCTGCTCCCGCCCAGCAGGATGTCACTCCGCTCCAGCCTTATCCCGGTGCGGCGTCGTCCTCAGTGGCAAAGCCTTATGAGGAGTCGCGTCCCTATGACGACACGCCGCTTGAGAAGGCAGATCAGGGCGCATCCCAATATTAA
- a CDS encoding glycosyltransferase family protein has translation MDQQPQSGVERKPEALRRLVWFSEVQWDFLSTRKQRLLARFPEHWKILFIEPFTLGRRNHWLPVRRGRVWVICVPFLKRVPFQIGRLLDVSAIRMLAGLPGLLLMRFWISFLGFGGRRRIIGLSNLYAAGPASRLQSSLRFYDANDDHLAFPGTPSWLNPELKRWLDCSQLVFSVSRTMTKRLQLSSGTKVIELGNGVEFSHFATPRTVVPALLAGTGGPILGYAGAMDWLDVPLLVRTAAAWPDCRIVLVGPAYERGWWERQNALRAAGNVTYAGLVGYKELPAWVQRFDLALLPLERSPLKRASNPNKLYEYAAAGVPVLAINYCDAVYDAREVVMVAETEEEFVRMVPLALGDSRRELRQKFARSHSWDTIAAAMVDELLRTSGEGTL, from the coding sequence ATGGATCAGCAGCCGCAGTCAGGAGTGGAGCGGAAGCCGGAAGCCTTGAGGCGCCTGGTGTGGTTTTCCGAGGTGCAGTGGGATTTTCTTTCTACCCGGAAGCAGCGGCTTCTTGCCCGGTTCCCTGAACACTGGAAAATCCTCTTCATCGAGCCATTTACACTCGGCCGCCGGAACCACTGGCTGCCGGTTCGACGGGGCCGGGTGTGGGTTATCTGTGTTCCATTTCTCAAACGGGTCCCGTTTCAGATCGGCCGGCTGCTCGATGTATCTGCCATTCGCATGCTTGCAGGCCTTCCCGGCCTGCTGCTGATGCGTTTCTGGATATCCTTTCTGGGGTTCGGCGGTCGCCGGCGCATCATCGGACTGAGCAACCTCTACGCGGCGGGTCCTGCCTCTCGTCTCCAGAGCAGCCTTCGATTCTACGATGCCAACGACGACCATCTCGCCTTTCCCGGGACTCCTTCCTGGCTGAATCCGGAGCTCAAACGCTGGCTTGACTGTTCACAGCTGGTTTTCAGTGTCAGCCGGACTATGACAAAGCGTCTTCAGCTGTCCTCTGGAACGAAGGTCATCGAGCTTGGCAACGGTGTGGAGTTCAGTCATTTTGCGACCCCCCGGACGGTTGTTCCTGCATTGCTCGCCGGCACGGGCGGACCCATTCTCGGGTATGCCGGTGCCATGGACTGGCTTGATGTCCCGCTTCTTGTGCGGACTGCGGCAGCATGGCCGGACTGCCGTATCGTGCTGGTCGGGCCCGCCTATGAACGGGGGTGGTGGGAGCGCCAGAACGCGCTTCGGGCCGCAGGGAACGTCACCTATGCCGGCCTGGTGGGGTACAAAGAGCTTCCCGCCTGGGTGCAGCGTTTCGATCTTGCGCTGCTGCCGCTTGAGCGGAGCCCGCTCAAACGGGCATCAAACCCTAACAAACTGTACGAATATGCTGCCGCCGGCGTGCCGGTGCTCGCCATCAACTACTGTGATGCCGTCTATGATGCCCGCGAGGTGGTGATGGTCGCCGAAACGGAAGAAGAGTTCGTCAGGATGGTCCCTCTGGCACTCGGGGACAGCCGGCGGGAGCTTCGCCAGAAGTTTGCGCGCAGCCATAGCTGGGACACGATTGCTGCCGCCATGGTGGACGAACTTCTGCGGACTTCAGGGGAGGGGACGCTGTGA
- a CDS encoding glycosyltransferase: MKQLQIALVSPFPPLKGGISRFTAELSQALSAAGHKPLHIGFRSLYPRFILRGRAAAPSATSFPQDALLVLYNPLTWVRTAIMLRRLRPDVVLIAYWAGFLAPLCFVLRRLTGLRTVLLLHNLSSHESFFFEPLMRRILKRSADRVITLSPTVDRDVAAYLPSMPRLLLSHPDYLPAAELPPPEEARRALGLKPDGHLLLFFGYVRRYKGLDLLLESLALLHACTDLHLVVAGEFYEPLEPYRAMVSRLGIEDRVTLHPGYVQPERSVLYFAAADALVLPYRSATQSGVAGLARGCGLPLIVTPAGSLPEAVPPGSGGVVADECSAAGIARAIKAFLDAPGGGQRILAGSWTISWAEFADAVAVFLRAAAEDGR, translated from the coding sequence TTGAAGCAGCTGCAGATCGCCCTCGTCAGCCCCTTTCCTCCGCTGAAGGGGGGCATTTCCCGTTTCACCGCTGAACTCTCCCAGGCACTCAGCGCCGCGGGCCACAAGCCGCTCCACATCGGGTTCCGTTCCCTCTATCCACGATTCATTCTCCGCGGCCGTGCCGCAGCTCCCTCCGCGACCAGCTTCCCGCAGGATGCCCTCCTTGTCCTTTACAATCCGCTTACATGGGTCAGGACTGCCATCATGCTCCGACGCCTTCGTCCCGACGTTGTGCTGATTGCCTACTGGGCGGGCTTTCTCGCGCCGCTCTGTTTCGTGCTCCGCCGACTGACAGGTCTCAGGACCGTGCTTCTCCTCCATAATCTTTCCTCCCACGAATCTTTTTTCTTCGAGCCACTGATGCGGCGCATCCTCAAGCGTTCGGCTGACCGGGTCATTACCCTGTCACCGACCGTCGACCGGGATGTGGCAGCGTACCTGCCCTCCATGCCTCGCCTGCTGCTTAGCCATCCCGACTACCTTCCGGCAGCAGAACTTCCTCCGCCAGAGGAAGCGCGCCGGGCTCTGGGGCTCAAGCCGGACGGTCATCTGCTCCTGTTTTTCGGCTACGTCCGCCGTTACAAGGGGCTCGACCTGCTGCTTGAATCGCTCGCACTTCTCCATGCATGCACCGACCTCCACCTGGTTGTTGCCGGAGAGTTCTATGAACCGCTGGAGCCATACCGGGCGATGGTTTCGAGACTGGGCATCGAGGATCGGGTCACACTGCATCCCGGGTACGTCCAGCCGGAGAGGAGCGTGCTGTATTTCGCGGCGGCTGATGCCTTGGTGCTTCCCTACCGGAGTGCAACGCAGTCGGGCGTTGCGGGGCTTGCCCGCGGATGCGGTCTGCCGCTTATCGTCACTCCTGCAGGATCGCTGCCCGAAGCCGTTCCTCCCGGGTCGGGAGGCGTCGTTGCCGACGAGTGTTCCGCAGCAGGAATAGCCCGTGCGATCAAAGCGTTTCTTGACGCTCCCGGCGGCGGGCAGCGGATTCTGGCAGGAAGCTGGACCATCTCATGGGCGGAGTTCGCCGATGCAGTGGCGGTTTTTCTCAGAGCTGCAGCCGAGGACGGCCGATGA
- a CDS encoding N-acetyltransferase has product MTQAEITVRSATLDDASAIAALTKEYAGEGIMLERPLENIIENIRNFFVAEYGGEVIGCCAIAFYTPTLAEIRSLAVLSRWKLKGTGRQLVEKAESILRDEGVPEVFVLTLSRQFFLRLGYSEVEKEYFPQKIWRDCTHCPKLMACDEIAMMKTLVPSTTNSSLQ; this is encoded by the coding sequence ATGACGCAGGCTGAAATCACGGTCCGCAGCGCCACGCTTGATGACGCCTCGGCAATTGCCGCGCTGACGAAGGAGTATGCCGGCGAGGGCATTATGCTTGAGCGCCCTCTGGAGAACATCATTGAGAATATCCGCAACTTTTTTGTTGCCGAGTACGGCGGCGAGGTCATAGGGTGCTGCGCCATTGCCTTCTATACGCCGACGCTGGCCGAGATTCGCTCGCTTGCCGTGCTCAGCCGCTGGAAGCTGAAGGGAACCGGCCGCCAGCTTGTTGAAAAAGCTGAATCCATTCTTCGGGATGAAGGAGTGCCTGAAGTGTTCGTTCTGACCCTCAGCCGTCAGTTTTTTCTCCGTCTCGGGTATAGTGAGGTTGAAAAAGAGTATTTTCCGCAGAAGATATGGCGTGACTGCACCCACTGCCCGAAGCTGATGGCGTGCGACGAAATCGCCATGATGAAAACACTGGTTCCGTCAACAACAAACAGTAGCCTGCAGTGA
- the rpsG gene encoding 30S ribosomal protein S7 gives MSKKGGYKGVQVDHRYNDESVARFINAVMLDGKKDVATKIVYDAFAIIGEKMVDENPLEVYRRAMSNIAPVVEVRSKRVGGATYQIPMEVKPSRRGALAFRWLKQYATKRGGRSMAEKLAAELMDAASEQGASVKKRDEVHRMADANKAFAHFRF, from the coding sequence ATGTCGAAAAAAGGTGGCTATAAAGGTGTGCAGGTCGATCACCGTTACAATGACGAGAGTGTCGCGCGCTTCATCAATGCAGTGATGCTTGATGGCAAGAAGGATGTTGCAACCAAGATCGTCTACGACGCGTTCGCAATCATCGGCGAGAAAATGGTCGACGAGAATCCGCTTGAAGTTTACCGTCGTGCGATGTCCAACATTGCTCCGGTAGTCGAGGTTCGCAGCAAGCGGGTCGGTGGCGCAACATACCAGATCCCGATGGAAGTCAAGCCTTCACGCAGGGGGGCTCTTGCGTTCCGCTGGCTGAAGCAGTATGCAACCAAGCGCGGCGGCCGTTCGATGGCCGAGAAGCTGGCTGCAGAGCTTATGGATGCAGCTTCCGAGCAGGGTGCATCGGTGAAGAAGCGCGATGAGGTCCACCGTATGGCCGACGCCAACAAGGCATTCGCACATTTCAGGTTCTGA
- a CDS encoding oligosaccharide flippase family protein → MSRSLAIAAGAGFSFGGYIIGQAVRFMFSLAVARLLGADALGTYALAMAVIQIAEVAALAGLDSALLRFSGMHRNDPVRRRRLIGFVLKTGFFLSLAVMLLLELLAGSLAGMLNGGRMLQLAIACYAAAVPFNAATMLYGHAMQAAGRIEPKIIATQVLSPLLLLSFTLLLNASSGREAALLFPFALSAASAFFWIRPRLSDLTGMEPGDWRRAPFERSVLSYAMPFLLVSLLSMTAHWLDIVMLGMLTDPGTVGLYHPAARTAGLIRAVLPAFAGMAAPMFAELHAAGSTGELERMYQLVTRWMVTVVVPPVLLFLLFPAPVLSVFGAHFTKAAPVLGLLTAGAFLQALFGISATLLAMAGHSRLSLLNALSALTLQVALNLLLIPRMGIEGAASAGLIVFGVLALARLVEVRLLLGLHPFSRPLLKPFVAGSAAGMLLIISRGWLLTLPFPALLAVAAGAAVAVYMGVLLILGLEEEDREIILRAGFLIGRGR, encoded by the coding sequence GTGAGCAGAAGTCTTGCGATAGCTGCTGGCGCGGGGTTCTCTTTTGGCGGATACATCATCGGTCAGGCGGTTCGTTTCATGTTCAGTCTTGCTGTGGCCCGTCTGCTCGGCGCCGATGCTCTCGGAACCTATGCGCTCGCGATGGCCGTGATTCAGATTGCCGAGGTGGCGGCTCTCGCCGGCCTGGATTCTGCTCTGCTCCGTTTTTCGGGCATGCACCGTAATGATCCCGTCCGGAGGCGCCGGCTCATCGGATTTGTGCTGAAAACCGGGTTCTTCCTCTCCCTTGCGGTCATGCTGCTGCTTGAGCTCCTTGCCGGCAGCCTTGCCGGTATGCTCAACGGCGGCAGGATGCTCCAGCTGGCCATCGCCTGCTATGCTGCTGCGGTGCCGTTCAATGCCGCCACCATGCTCTACGGTCACGCCATGCAGGCGGCGGGGCGCATAGAGCCGAAAATCATCGCCACCCAGGTGCTGAGCCCTCTGCTGCTCCTCTCTTTCACGTTGCTCCTCAACGCCTCCTCAGGACGGGAGGCTGCACTGCTCTTTCCCTTCGCCCTCTCGGCAGCTTCGGCGTTTTTCTGGATCAGGCCCCGGCTCAGCGACCTTACCGGGATGGAGCCGGGAGACTGGCGCAGGGCACCGTTCGAACGCTCTGTCCTCTCATATGCGATGCCGTTTCTTCTTGTGTCGCTGCTCAGCATGACAGCCCACTGGCTTGATATTGTCATGCTCGGTATGCTGACAGATCCCGGGACGGTGGGTCTCTACCACCCCGCGGCACGGACCGCCGGCCTCATCAGGGCTGTGCTTCCGGCCTTTGCCGGTATGGCGGCGCCGATGTTCGCAGAACTCCATGCGGCAGGGAGTACAGGCGAACTGGAACGCATGTACCAGCTCGTCACGCGCTGGATGGTGACGGTTGTCGTGCCGCCGGTTCTGCTGTTCCTGCTGTTTCCCGCTCCGGTGCTCTCTGTGTTCGGAGCACATTTCACCAAGGCAGCACCCGTGCTCGGGCTGCTGACGGCGGGGGCATTCCTCCAGGCGCTGTTCGGGATCTCCGCTACGCTGCTCGCCATGGCCGGGCACTCCCGCCTCAGCCTCCTGAATGCACTTTCAGCCCTGACCCTGCAGGTCGCGCTGAACCTTCTCCTGATCCCCCGGATGGGGATCGAGGGCGCAGCCTCTGCCGGCCTCATAGTATTCGGCGTGCTGGCTCTGGCGAGGCTTGTCGAGGTCCGCCTGCTCCTCGGCCTGCACCCATTTTCCCGTCCCCTCCTGAAGCCGTTTGTCGCGGGGTCGGCCGCGGGCATGCTGCTTATCATTAGTCGCGGGTGGCTCCTGACGCTGCCCTTTCCCGCACTTCTTGCCGTTGCCGCAGGGGCCGCAGTTGCAGTCTATATGGGGGTTTTGCTGATTCTCGGGTTGGAAGAGGAGGACCGGGAGATTATTTTACGTGCAGGTTTCCTCATCGGGAGGGGCCGCTGA
- a CDS encoding glycosyltransferase family 2 protein produces MNSPACIVVVNWNGADDTIRCLRSLEPVRSSACMVLVVDNGSDDGSAARIRSACPGTEVLELPLNIGYGAGCNAGFRRAEELGARTMIFLNNDTLVDPSFAMALLLVLSEDPTAGMAVPKILYADRPGTIWYAGGEVNLGCGLVQHTGIRRNDGPGYSRPGHTGYATGCCFAMRTRDFRAVGGFDEGFGMYAEDVDLSLRVRQLGLSIEYEPSSVVLHRVSASYRGRPLRKLWLRSKGILRLLRKHGSWMGMLMFLLLEPFRLVRGAASMAALSVTEVLHSTRCREEGGAV; encoded by the coding sequence ATGAACAGTCCTGCCTGCATCGTGGTGGTCAACTGGAACGGCGCTGACGATACCATCAGATGCCTGCGTTCGCTCGAGCCGGTTCGCTCGTCTGCCTGCATGGTGCTGGTCGTCGACAACGGCTCCGATGACGGATCAGCCGCGCGGATCCGCAGTGCCTGCCCGGGGACGGAGGTCCTGGAACTGCCATTGAACATCGGTTACGGTGCCGGGTGCAATGCGGGGTTCCGCCGTGCGGAGGAGCTTGGTGCCAGGACGATGATCTTTCTGAACAACGACACACTGGTGGACCCGTCGTTTGCAATGGCGCTCCTGCTGGTGCTCTCCGAAGATCCGACGGCGGGGATGGCGGTTCCGAAGATCCTCTACGCCGACAGGCCGGGCACCATCTGGTATGCCGGCGGCGAGGTCAATCTGGGTTGCGGTCTTGTGCAACACACGGGGATCCGGCGGAATGACGGCCCCGGTTACAGCCGGCCCGGCCATACCGGTTATGCAACGGGCTGCTGCTTTGCCATGCGCACACGGGATTTTAGGGCTGTCGGCGGCTTCGACGAAGGGTTCGGCATGTACGCCGAAGATGTCGATCTCTCACTCCGTGTCCGGCAACTCGGCCTCAGCATCGAGTACGAACCCTCTTCAGTGGTCCTGCACCGGGTATCGGCCTCCTATAGAGGGCGCCCCCTCAGGAAGCTTTGGCTTCGATCGAAGGGGATCCTGCGCCTGCTCCGGAAGCATGGTTCGTGGATGGGTATGCTGATGTTCCTGCTTCTGGAACCATTTCGTCTTGTCCGGGGGGCTGCTTCCATGGCAGCGCTCAGCGTGACCGAGGTTCTTCATTCAACACGATGCAGGGAAGAAGGGGGGGCGGTATGA
- a CDS encoding HPr family phosphocarrier protein, with product MIVHEVIVKNRAGLHTRPAAAVVKLASRFKADFFIEMQGVEINAKSIIGVMSLAAPKGTKLTLKLAGEDADEAARQLVEFFEQGFGEQ from the coding sequence GTGATTGTCCATGAAGTCATAGTAAAAAACAGGGCGGGGCTGCATACCAGACCTGCTGCCGCGGTCGTCAAGCTTGCATCACGCTTCAAGGCTGATTTTTTCATCGAGATGCAGGGCGTTGAAATCAACGCCAAGTCGATCATCGGCGTCATGAGCCTGGCCGCTCCGAAGGGGACCAAGCTTACCCTTAAGCTTGCCGGCGAAGATGCCGATGAAGCCGCCCGCCAGCTTGTCGAGTTTTTCGAACAGGGGTTTGGGGAACAGTAG
- the obgE gene encoding GTPase ObgE — protein MKFVDSASIFVQAGEGGRGCVSFRREKFVPKGGPDGGDGGNGGNVWLRTNSHLTTLLDFKYRKKYLAPRGSHGQGSRKSGRKGADIYIDVPCGTLVRNAATQELLADMTGDGEEVMIARGGHGGRGNQHFATSTNQAPRRSEPGWKGEELQLDMELKLMADVGLVGFPNAGKSTLISVLSAARPKIADYPFTTLVPNLGIVRYEEYKSFVMADIPGIIEGAAEGRGLGLQFLRHIERTKILAVLVSADAEDVEAEYQTLVGELEKFGRGLDEKPRILVVTKMDIAPEDFTLPAPGDEVHVLAISSVAGMGLKELKDELWREVSMRDRPEESSDPEGEGDGGTP, from the coding sequence TTGAAGTTTGTTGATAGCGCATCCATATTTGTTCAGGCCGGCGAGGGTGGTAGGGGCTGTGTAAGCTTCCGCCGCGAGAAGTTCGTGCCGAAGGGCGGTCCCGACGGCGGCGACGGCGGAAACGGCGGAAACGTCTGGCTGCGGACGAACAGCCACTTGACGACGCTTCTGGATTTCAAGTACAGGAAGAAGTATCTCGCCCCCCGCGGATCCCATGGGCAGGGCTCCCGAAAATCAGGCCGGAAAGGGGCCGACATCTACATTGACGTGCCGTGCGGTACGCTGGTGCGCAACGCCGCAACCCAGGAGTTACTGGCTGACATGACCGGGGATGGAGAAGAGGTGATGATTGCCCGCGGCGGTCACGGAGGACGGGGGAACCAGCATTTTGCAACATCCACCAATCAGGCTCCCCGACGTTCCGAGCCGGGCTGGAAGGGTGAGGAGCTGCAGCTTGACATGGAGTTGAAACTGATGGCCGATGTGGGTCTTGTCGGTTTTCCCAATGCAGGCAAGTCCACTCTTATATCGGTGCTCAGCGCCGCCCGTCCGAAGATTGCCGACTACCCGTTCACGACGCTCGTGCCGAACCTCGGCATCGTCCGCTACGAGGAGTACAAGTCATTTGTGATGGCTGACATTCCCGGCATCATCGAGGGCGCGGCAGAGGGCAGGGGGCTGGGACTGCAGTTTCTCCGCCATATTGAAAGAACCAAGATTCTTGCCGTTCTGGTATCGGCTGATGCAGAAGATGTTGAGGCCGAGTACCAGACACTGGTCGGCGAACTGGAGAAGTTCGGTCGCGGCCTTGACGAAAAGCCAAGGATTCTTGTGGTCACAAAGATGGATATCGCACCCGAAGATTTCACCCTTCCCGCGCCCGGTGACGAGGTTCATGTTCTTGCGATTTCAAGCGTTGCCGGAATGGGGCTGAAGGAGCTCAAGGACGAACTCTGGCGTGAAGTTTCGATGCGTGACCGGCCCGAGGAATCATCGGACCCGGAGGGGGAAGGAGACGGCGGTACGCCATGA
- the rpsL gene encoding 30S ribosomal protein S12: protein MPTIQQLIRHGRSVKVSKTASPALEKCPQKRGVCTRVYTTTPKKPNSALRKVARVRLSNKIEVTAYIPGEGHNLQEHSIVLIRGGRVKDLPGVRYHIVRGTLDTSGVSDRKQSRSKYGAKQPKAVAAKK, encoded by the coding sequence ATGCCGACGATTCAGCAGCTTATCAGGCACGGAAGAAGTGTGAAAGTGTCAAAAACAGCCTCACCGGCGCTTGAGAAATGCCCGCAGAAGCGGGGTGTGTGCACCCGTGTGTACACGACGACGCCGAAAAAGCCTAACTCGGCGCTGCGCAAGGTTGCCCGTGTAAGGCTCTCGAATAAAATTGAAGTGACAGCCTATATCCCCGGCGAGGGCCATAACCTTCAGGAGCATTCCATTGTCCTGATTCGTGGTGGCAGGGTGAAGGATCTTCCCGGTGTCCGCTATCATATCGTTCGCGGTACGCTCGATACCTCGGGTGTTTCGGATAGGAAGCAGAGTCGTTCGAAGTACGGCGCCAAACAGCCGAAAGCTGTCGCAGCGAAGAAGTAA
- the gatB gene encoding Asp-tRNA(Asn)/Glu-tRNA(Gln) amidotransferase subunit GatB, with the protein MKYELVVGLEVHCQLNTASKAFCSCSAQFGKPANSNVCPVCLALPGALPVLNRRVVEDAVKLGLATGCAIAPHSVLARKNYFYPDLPKGYQISQFEEPICIEGHLMVDAGEGEKLIRLIRIHIEEDAGKSIHDIGDDTYIDVNRCGVPLLEIVSYPDIRTAKEASTYLQKLRQIVKYLGISDGNMEEGSLRCDANVSLRPVGDEEYGTRTEIKNMNSFKNVEKAIEFEAERHRGILEEGGTIVQETRLWDADKGETRSMRGKEFAHDYRYFPDPDLVPVLVDDEMLRRIRLELPEFPEARASRFVEQYGIPVYDAAVLTVEREMADYFEAVVEVAGDGKVSSNWVMGEVMRTLKEKYLDITAFSVAPSRLGGLIKLIGSGAISNTIAKQVFELMQQSEASAEEIVQREGLAQVSDTGEIERVVDEILAANPDQLAGYREGKVKLFGFFVGQCMARMKGKANPKVVNEVLQRKLEG; encoded by the coding sequence ATGAAGTATGAATTAGTCGTGGGCCTGGAGGTTCACTGTCAGCTCAATACCGCAAGCAAGGCTTTCTGCAGTTGCTCGGCACAGTTCGGCAAGCCGGCCAACAGCAACGTCTGTCCGGTCTGCCTTGCCCTTCCCGGGGCGCTGCCGGTACTCAACCGCCGTGTGGTGGAGGATGCTGTGAAGCTCGGCCTTGCAACCGGTTGCGCCATCGCCCCCCATTCTGTCCTGGCCCGCAAAAACTATTTCTATCCCGATCTCCCGAAGGGATATCAGATCTCCCAGTTCGAGGAGCCCATCTGTATCGAGGGGCACCTGATGGTCGACGCCGGAGAGGGTGAGAAGCTGATTCGGCTGATAAGGATACACATCGAAGAGGATGCGGGGAAGTCCATCCATGATATCGGCGACGACACCTACATCGACGTCAACCGTTGCGGGGTGCCCCTGCTGGAGATCGTCAGCTACCCCGATATCCGGACTGCAAAGGAGGCTTCGACCTACCTGCAGAAGCTGCGCCAGATCGTAAAGTACCTCGGCATTTCCGACGGCAATATGGAGGAGGGCAGCCTGCGCTGCGATGCCAACGTCTCCCTCCGGCCGGTCGGGGATGAGGAGTACGGTACCCGCACCGAGATCAAGAACATGAACTCCTTCAAGAACGTCGAGAAGGCCATCGAATTCGAGGCTGAACGCCATCGGGGAATTCTGGAGGAGGGAGGCACCATCGTACAGGAGACCCGGCTCTGGGATGCCGATAAGGGCGAGACCCGTTCGATGCGCGGCAAGGAGTTTGCACATGACTATCGTTACTTCCCCGATCCGGATCTCGTGCCGGTGCTGGTGGACGATGAGATGCTCAGGCGTATACGCCTTGAGCTGCCGGAGTTCCCTGAAGCCCGTGCCTCCCGATTCGTGGAGCAGTACGGCATTCCGGTTTATGATGCCGCTGTCCTGACTGTCGAGCGAGAGATGGCCGACTATTTTGAGGCGGTCGTCGAGGTTGCCGGGGACGGAAAAGTATCCTCGAACTGGGTCATGGGAGAAGTGATGCGGACCCTGAAGGAAAAGTATCTCGACATCACCGCTTTCTCTGTTGCGCCCTCCCGGCTCGGCGGGCTCATCAAGCTCATCGGCTCAGGCGCAATCAGCAATACGATTGCCAAACAGGTATTCGAGCTGATGCAGCAGTCGGAGGCGTCGGCGGAGGAAATTGTTCAGCGTGAAGGACTCGCGCAGGTTTCGGACACCGGCGAGATCGAACGGGTGGTCGATGAAATCCTTGCGGCAAACCCTGACCAGCTGGCGGGCTACCGCGAGGGCAAAGTGAAGCTGTTCGGCTTTTTCGTGGGCCAGTGCATGGCGCGTATGAAAGGCAAGGCGAACCCGAAAGTGGTCAATGAGGTCCTGCAACGGAAGCTGGAGGGGTAG